From the Psychrobacillus sp. FSL K6-4046 genome, one window contains:
- a CDS encoding extracellular solute-binding protein: MRSKQWFYGFLILIIGLILVACTDENAQTEPAKEPEKETNSAEPNKEEPAVDPFDHTEKYTITGMTFRFGDPPPLKSPGLDMINERFNVDYKPEIIPQGDYIEKSSAIVASGSMPDLIGFPGTDTRFYQWAEQGAFLPLDDYLKHYDTLGKIPEYVYNSFKVNGKIYGIPRYSQPYPVTPVIRKDWLDKLGLEVPTSYEELEKVAIAFTKEDPDGNGKDDTYGVAIGENINPNFNMGTYWDFNAWYHQDKEGNYIPGIISDGRKDLIQFFANLYKEGAMTKDFAVLDWASTNTEFYSGKAGIFVGGVSGMSEAYFEGLLAANPDAHLIAIPPFEAPDKSKGFTIGSGYSGILALNANMAGDEGKIFRALEMVDFGKTYYPRDTKNPDNADFDFYLGGEGKGYNMENGQAVQLPNFSSDGLSPSTYFLDNREQVPEDANITYADDYKMPEMKEMVQSLQEMFESNKLYVDPSYGVMSPTNQEKGTDLTQFIMNEQAKMIAGQRPISEWDSLVEEYMKRGGEQIIKETNEGIKAKGYTEREWK, translated from the coding sequence GTGAGAAGTAAGCAGTGGTTTTATGGTTTTCTAATTCTTATCATTGGTCTAATTTTAGTAGCTTGTACCGATGAAAATGCCCAAACTGAACCAGCGAAAGAGCCGGAAAAAGAGACAAATAGTGCAGAACCAAACAAAGAGGAACCGGCAGTAGATCCGTTTGATCATACAGAAAAGTACACGATTACGGGAATGACATTTCGTTTCGGTGATCCACCACCACTGAAAAGCCCGGGTCTTGATATGATAAATGAACGCTTTAACGTGGACTATAAGCCGGAAATTATTCCTCAGGGAGACTATATTGAAAAGTCGTCTGCTATAGTTGCTTCTGGATCTATGCCAGACCTAATCGGATTTCCAGGAACAGACACTCGTTTTTATCAATGGGCAGAACAGGGAGCATTCCTGCCTTTAGATGATTATCTTAAGCATTATGACACACTAGGGAAAATCCCAGAATACGTTTACAACTCTTTTAAAGTGAACGGGAAGATCTATGGTATTCCACGTTACTCTCAACCGTACCCTGTAACACCAGTTATTCGTAAGGATTGGTTAGATAAGCTTGGTTTAGAAGTTCCTACTTCTTATGAGGAACTGGAGAAGGTAGCGATAGCTTTTACGAAGGAAGATCCAGATGGTAATGGAAAAGATGATACTTACGGCGTTGCAATTGGTGAAAATATTAACCCGAACTTTAATATGGGAACTTACTGGGACTTTAACGCTTGGTATCACCAAGATAAAGAAGGAAATTACATCCCAGGAATTATTTCTGACGGTAGAAAAGACTTGATCCAATTTTTTGCTAACCTTTATAAAGAAGGAGCGATGACGAAGGATTTTGCAGTTCTTGATTGGGCTAGCACGAACACGGAGTTTTACTCTGGAAAAGCTGGAATCTTTGTTGGGGGAGTTTCAGGTATGTCTGAAGCCTATTTCGAAGGTCTTTTAGCAGCAAATCCAGATGCACATTTAATAGCAATACCTCCTTTTGAGGCTCCAGATAAATCCAAGGGCTTCACTATTGGATCTGGTTATTCAGGTATTTTAGCTTTAAATGCTAACATGGCTGGAGACGAAGGTAAGATTTTCCGTGCTTTAGAAATGGTTGACTTTGGTAAAACATATTACCCAAGGGATACAAAAAATCCGGATAACGCTGATTTTGATTTCTATTTAGGTGGAGAAGGAAAAGGGTATAACATGGAAAATGGGCAGGCAGTTCAATTGCCAAACTTCTCATCTGATGGACTTTCACCTTCGACTTACTTCTTAGACAATCGTGAGCAAGTACCAGAAGATGCAAATATCACATATGCAGATGATTACAAAATGCCAGAAATGAAGGAAATGGTTCAATCTCTTCAGGAAATGTTTGAATCTAACAAGCTTTATGTAGATCCTTCATACGGAGTAATGTCTCCAACAAATCAGGAGAAAGGCACTGATTTAACACAATTCATCATGAACGAGCAAGCAAAAATGATTGCTGGCCAAAGACCAATCTCTGAATGGGATAGCTTGGTTGAGGAATACATGAAACGTGGAGGAGAACAAATTATTAAGGAAACGAACGAAGGAATTAAGGCAAAGGGTTACACAGAAAGAGAATGGAAATAA
- the deoB gene encoding phosphopentomutase, translated as MGKFKRIHVIVMDSVGIGEAPDAAAFGDVGSHTLGHIAEKMNGLKMPEMQKLGLGNIEAIKGIAPADQPTAYYGKMQEVSVGKDTMTGHWEIMGLNIDKPFKVYPNGFPEELITALEEKTGRKVIGNKPASGTEILDELGEEHMKTGAIIVYTSADPVLQIAAHEEVVPLEELYRICEIARELTLSPEFLVGRIIARPFIGEPGSFVRTSNRHDYALKPFARTAMNELQDAGLEVMAIGKINDIFNGEGITSTVRTKDNMDGMDKFIETLDKDFTGISFLNLVDFDALYGHRRDPIGYGKALEEFDARLKEALPKLTSDDLLIITADHGNDPTMPGTDHTREFVPLTVYSPRFTEIKELPLRMTFADIGATIADNFDVKPTAFGESFLSLLK; from the coding sequence ATGGGAAAATTTAAACGTATACATGTCATTGTGATGGACTCTGTCGGAATCGGTGAAGCACCAGATGCTGCAGCCTTCGGTGACGTTGGCTCACATACACTTGGACATATTGCAGAAAAAATGAATGGATTGAAAATGCCAGAAATGCAAAAGCTAGGGCTAGGAAATATTGAAGCTATTAAAGGTATTGCTCCAGCAGATCAACCAACAGCTTATTACGGGAAGATGCAAGAAGTTTCTGTCGGTAAAGATACGATGACTGGCCACTGGGAGATTATGGGGTTAAATATCGACAAACCATTTAAAGTATATCCAAACGGATTTCCTGAAGAGCTTATCACTGCTTTAGAGGAGAAAACAGGGCGTAAGGTGATTGGCAACAAGCCAGCGAGTGGTACAGAGATTTTAGACGAGCTAGGGGAAGAGCATATGAAAACGGGAGCAATAATCGTTTATACTTCCGCTGATCCAGTTCTTCAAATTGCTGCACACGAAGAAGTGGTTCCATTAGAAGAATTATACCGAATTTGTGAAATCGCAAGAGAACTGACGTTGTCTCCTGAATTTTTAGTTGGTCGTATCATTGCACGTCCATTTATTGGAGAGCCAGGAAGCTTTGTTCGTACTTCAAATCGTCATGACTATGCTCTAAAACCGTTCGCTCGTACAGCAATGAATGAATTGCAAGATGCTGGTTTAGAAGTAATGGCGATTGGTAAAATTAATGACATTTTTAATGGGGAAGGTATTACTTCCACAGTTAGAACAAAAGATAACATGGATGGCATGGACAAATTTATCGAAACGTTGGATAAAGACTTTACAGGTATTAGTTTCTTAAACCTAGTAGACTTCGATGCTTTATATGGTCACCGCAGAGATCCAATTGGCTACGGTAAGGCTCTAGAAGAGTTCGATGCTCGCTTGAAGGAAGCGCTTCCTAAGCTAACAAGTGATGATTTATTAATCATTACAGCTGATCACGGAAACGACCCTACAATGCCAGGAACAGACCACACGCGTGAATTTGTTCCATTAACTGTTTATTCACCTAGATTTACAGAAATTAAAGAATTGCCTTTACGTATGACATTTGCAGATATAGGAGCAACAATTGCAGATAACTTTGATGTAAAGCCAACTGCATTTGGTGAAAGCTTCCTATCTTTATTAAAATAA
- a CDS encoding VOC family protein yields the protein MIERGVIIAKRWGFTYIFCNDLEKMKWFYSDILQLILIWDDKGSIAFKIGEHQLSIDYNEEFNPPSSKFSIQPGWKGGTEPRIGWSLECDKDNYKKIVNSVLKNDITKYYNKPIWKGYWSFPILDPMNNTIEITCTEKIIH from the coding sequence ATAATAGAACGGGGGGTAATTATAGCAAAGCGATGGGGATTTACATATATATTTTGTAACGACTTGGAGAAAATGAAGTGGTTTTACTCAGACATACTTCAGTTAATACTCATATGGGATGATAAAGGTTCCATAGCTTTTAAAATTGGTGAACACCAATTAAGTATTGATTACAATGAAGAATTTAACCCACCATCAAGCAAGTTTTCCATTCAACCAGGATGGAAAGGTGGAACAGAACCAAGGATAGGTTGGTCGTTAGAATGTGATAAAGATAATTATAAAAAAATTGTAAATTCTGTATTAAAAAATGATATAACAAAATATTACAATAAGCCCATATGGAAGGGATATTGGAGTTTTCCTATTTTAGACCCTATGAATAATACAATAGAAATTACATGTACTGAAAAGATTATCCACTAA
- a CDS encoding Fur family transcriptional regulator: MESRIDRIKKQLSGAGYKLTPQREATVRVLLENEEDHLSAEDVFLLVREKSPDIGLATVYRTLELLNELNVVDKIQFGDGVSRYDLRQEGAAHFHHHLVCIECGAVDEIQEDLLEDVEAIVEKRWNFIIKDHRLTFHGICHRCQDK; the protein is encoded by the coding sequence ATGGAGAGCCGTATTGATCGTATTAAAAAACAATTATCTGGTGCGGGCTATAAACTGACGCCACAGCGTGAAGCGACAGTTCGAGTATTGCTTGAAAATGAAGAAGATCATTTGAGTGCGGAGGATGTTTTTCTACTAGTTAGAGAAAAATCACCTGATATAGGACTAGCGACTGTTTATCGAACATTAGAGTTATTAAATGAATTGAATGTAGTAGATAAAATTCAATTTGGAGATGGCGTATCACGCTATGACTTAAGACAAGAAGGCGCTGCACATTTTCATCATCATCTTGTATGTATCGAATGCGGAGCTGTGGATGAAATTCAAGAGGACTTGCTAGAGGATGTAGAGGCAATCGTGGAAAAAAGATGGAATTTTATTATAAAAGATCATCGTTTAACGTTCCATGGGATCTGCCATCGTTGCCAAGATAAATAA
- a CDS encoding ABC transporter permease subunit, translating into MKQKLWRDRYLLLLLLPGALYFLIYRYIPMIGLLLAFKDYSPFQGFLKSPWVGLKHFQSIFEDSEVIQVIWNTLQISMLQIIFAFPISIILALMLNELRNQMYKRFLQSVVYMPHFLSWVVVVGITVIFLRSEGLINNFLGSFLDMNPIPFLTDPALFKPIVVLQVIWKESGWGTILFLAALSGISPHLYEAAVMDGASRMRQIWHITLPALKSTIVILLILRLGNVMDSGFEQIFLMLNPFNMESGNVLDTYVYFKGIQQANFSFATAVGLFKGIIGLILVVLANRLAKRFGEEGLY; encoded by the coding sequence ATTAAGCAAAAACTGTGGCGGGATCGGTATCTATTGCTACTTCTTTTGCCAGGTGCCCTTTACTTTTTAATCTATCGATATATTCCGATGATTGGATTATTGTTAGCATTTAAAGATTATAGTCCATTCCAAGGATTTCTTAAGAGCCCTTGGGTTGGATTAAAACATTTTCAATCCATTTTTGAAGACTCGGAGGTTATACAAGTAATTTGGAATACACTTCAGATTTCCATGTTACAAATTATTTTTGCATTTCCTATTTCCATTATTTTAGCACTTATGCTGAATGAGTTAAGAAACCAAATGTATAAACGATTTCTGCAGTCTGTTGTATATATGCCTCACTTTCTTTCTTGGGTTGTGGTAGTTGGAATAACTGTTATCTTTCTACGAAGTGAAGGTTTAATAAATAACTTTCTTGGATCTTTTCTAGATATGAATCCTATACCTTTTCTAACGGATCCGGCACTGTTTAAACCGATTGTTGTATTGCAGGTCATCTGGAAGGAGTCTGGATGGGGTACTATATTGTTTCTAGCTGCCTTATCCGGCATCAGCCCTCATCTATATGAGGCAGCTGTCATGGATGGTGCGAGTCGCATGAGACAAATTTGGCATATAACATTGCCTGCATTAAAAAGTACGATTGTTATTTTATTAATCCTTCGTTTAGGAAACGTGATGGATAGTGGTTTTGAACAAATCTTTCTAATGCTAAATCCTTTTAATATGGAATCGGGTAATGTTCTCGATACGTATGTTTATTTTAAAGGAATACAGCAGGCGAATTTTAGTTTTGCAACCGCTGTTGGTCTATTTAAAGGAATAATTGGCTTGATTTTAGTGGTTCTTGCAAATAGGCTTGCTAAACGATTTGGTGAGGAAGGTCTATATTGA
- a CDS encoding anti-sigma factor antagonist (This anti-anti-sigma factor, or anti-sigma factor antagonist, belongs to a family that includes characterized members SpoIIAA, RsbV, RsfA, and RsfB.), whose product MKHDVEKVGDEIVIIRLKGELDHHSTTEIRNEIVPMIKNGSIKVLVWNLKDLNFMDSSGIGLILGRMRELAPIDGQTIIVNPSPTMRKIFQFAGLSPYIYSESEIEIISKLGGIVYGQ is encoded by the coding sequence ATGAAACACGATGTTGAAAAAGTAGGAGACGAAATTGTTATTATTCGATTGAAAGGTGAGCTAGACCATCATAGCACGACAGAAATAAGAAATGAGATAGTACCAATGATTAAGAATGGCTCTATTAAGGTTCTTGTTTGGAATTTAAAAGATTTAAATTTCATGGATAGCTCAGGTATTGGACTCATTCTAGGTAGAATGCGAGAGTTAGCTCCAATTGATGGTCAAACCATCATCGTTAATCCATCACCAACTATGCGCAAAATTTTTCAGTTTGCAGGTTTAAGCCCATACATTTACAGCGAATCAGAAATTGAAATAATTTCAAAGTTAGGGGGAATAGTTTATGGACAATGA
- a CDS encoding pyrimidine-nucleoside phosphorylase yields the protein MRMNDIIEKKRDGHALTKEEISFFIDGYTNGSIPDYQASALLMAIYFKDMNDEERANLTMAMVNSGEQIDLSAIEGVKVDKHSTGGVGDTTTLVLGPLVAACGVPVAKMSGRGLGHTGGTIDKLEAIEGFHVELSSEQFVKQVNEIKVAVIGQSGNLTPADKKLYALRDVTSTVNSIPLIASSIMSKKIAAGAGAIVLDVKTGDGAFMKTAEDARKLAKAMVQIGNSVGRQTMAIISDMSQPLGRAIGNALEVQEAIDTLKGNGPEDLTELCLTLGSQMVVVGEKAETLEEARAMLKKVIDDGSALEIFKQFIKWQGGNENVVDNTNLLPKAAFVTELTAKEAGYVTYMEADEIGTAAMLLGAGRATKESEIDLAVGIILNKKVGDRVEKGESLATIHANSEDIQDVINKLHKNIQIEAAQKDAPPLIYEVITE from the coding sequence ATGAGAATGAATGACATTATTGAAAAGAAAAGAGATGGCCATGCTCTAACAAAAGAGGAAATTAGTTTCTTTATTGATGGCTATACAAACGGTTCTATTCCTGATTATCAAGCTAGTGCATTACTAATGGCAATCTACTTCAAAGATATGAATGATGAGGAACGTGCCAACCTAACGATGGCTATGGTTAACTCAGGAGAACAAATTGACCTATCAGCGATCGAGGGTGTAAAAGTTGATAAGCATTCTACTGGTGGGGTAGGCGACACAACTACTTTAGTTTTAGGACCTCTAGTAGCTGCTTGTGGCGTTCCAGTAGCAAAAATGAGTGGACGCGGTTTAGGTCACACTGGTGGAACAATAGACAAGCTAGAAGCAATTGAAGGCTTCCATGTAGAATTATCTTCTGAGCAATTTGTAAAACAAGTAAATGAAATAAAAGTGGCTGTAATCGGTCAAAGCGGTAACTTGACTCCAGCAGATAAAAAACTGTATGCACTTAGAGATGTAACGTCAACAGTTAATAGCATTCCGCTTATTGCAAGCTCTATAATGAGTAAAAAAATTGCAGCAGGTGCTGGTGCAATTGTGCTTGACGTTAAAACTGGTGATGGAGCATTCATGAAAACGGCTGAAGATGCTCGCAAGCTAGCAAAAGCTATGGTGCAAATCGGTAATAGTGTTGGACGTCAAACAATGGCAATTATTTCTGACATGAGTCAACCACTAGGCCGAGCAATCGGAAACGCTCTAGAGGTACAGGAAGCGATAGATACGCTTAAAGGAAATGGCCCAGAGGATTTAACGGAACTGTGCTTAACTTTAGGTAGTCAAATGGTTGTCGTTGGAGAAAAAGCAGAGACGTTAGAAGAAGCTCGAGCAATGCTGAAAAAGGTAATCGACGATGGATCTGCTTTAGAAATCTTCAAGCAATTCATCAAATGGCAAGGCGGAAATGAAAATGTAGTCGATAACACTAATTTGCTACCTAAAGCTGCTTTTGTTACAGAATTAACTGCTAAGGAAGCAGGCTACGTAACTTATATGGAAGCGGACGAAATTGGTACTGCAGCTATGTTACTAGGAGCTGGAAGAGCAACGAAAGAGTCAGAAATCGATTTAGCAGTAGGAATTATCCTTAACAAAAAGGTAGGAGATCGTGTAGAAAAAGGCGAATCACTAGCTACCATCCATGCTAACTCTGAAGATATCCAAGATGTTATCAATAAATTACACAAAAACATCCAAATTGAAGCTGCACAAAAAGATGCACCGCCTTTAATTTATGAAGTAATAACAGAATAA
- a CDS encoding carbohydrate ABC transporter permease — protein sequence MFRSSGEKVMDFFNGTVLLIIAAAMLFPFLYIFSVSFSSVSDVLNSDFLLWPKEWVTDAYTYILGSDQFIRSLFVTVYITVVGTLVNLFFTTTMAYSLTRNILGQRTILFLVLFTMLFSAGMIPTYIIVKETGLLNSLWALIIPVAISPFNLIIITQFFKGIPEELTEAALIDGANDIQIFTRIILPLSKPALAAFGLFYAVGHWNSYFSGVLYLNDPAKWPIQVILRQIVIVNEPNAALGGHAAMLENLPPPETVQMAAILLATLPILIVYPFLQKHFAKGVMLGSVKG from the coding sequence ATGTTTAGGTCTTCTGGGGAAAAAGTAATGGATTTTTTCAATGGTACAGTTCTCTTGATTATAGCAGCAGCCATGCTTTTTCCTTTTCTATATATTTTCTCGGTTTCGTTTTCTAGTGTTAGTGATGTATTAAATAGTGATTTCTTGTTATGGCCAAAGGAATGGGTGACTGATGCTTATACGTATATATTAGGCTCTGATCAATTTATTCGTTCGTTGTTCGTAACGGTCTATATTACTGTCGTTGGAACATTAGTAAATCTATTTTTTACTACGACGATGGCTTACTCGCTAACTAGAAATATTTTAGGGCAACGAACAATTCTTTTTCTAGTATTGTTTACGATGCTATTTTCAGCAGGGATGATCCCTACCTATATTATTGTAAAGGAAACAGGATTATTAAATTCCTTATGGGCTCTTATAATTCCTGTGGCGATTAGTCCATTTAATCTGATCATTATTACACAGTTTTTTAAAGGAATTCCAGAGGAACTGACAGAGGCGGCATTAATAGACGGTGCAAACGATATCCAAATATTTACTCGCATTATTTTACCTTTGTCGAAGCCAGCCTTGGCAGCATTCGGTTTATTTTACGCAGTAGGTCATTGGAACAGTTATTTCTCAGGGGTTCTATATTTAAATGATCCTGCAAAATGGCCGATTCAAGTAATTTTAAGGCAAATTGTAATAGTCAATGAGCCTAATGCGGCACTAGGGGGGCATGCAGCAATGCTGGAAAATCTTCCACCTCCTGAAACCGTTCAGATGGCTGCTATATTGTTAGCTACTTTACCGATTTTAATCGTCTATCCATTCTTACAAAAACACTTTGCTAAAGGAGTGATGCTTGGATCTGTTAAGGGGTGA
- the xerD gene encoding site-specific tyrosine recombinase XerD has translation MKEGLLHLEDYLHFLRIERQLAENTLVSYKNDLTEYLKSIFNIQQLSSLADVERHHIILHLRDLKEKGKSARTVSRHISSIRSFHQFLLRDKVTTTDPTIHLELPQLEQKLPNFLSVEELNTLLASIDVSKPQGVRDLAMFELMYASGMRISECLNLNLEDLHLSMGFVRVFGKGGKERIIPLGGAALRACSNYIEHARPALLKKERTDAIFINQRGKRLTRQGIWKLLNKHVLAAGIKKEITPHILRHSFATHLIENGADLRAVQEMLGHADISTTQIYTHVSKKRLKEVYKQYHPRA, from the coding sequence ATGAAAGAGGGTCTGCTTCATTTAGAAGATTATTTGCATTTCCTCCGCATAGAACGACAGCTAGCAGAGAATACATTAGTTTCCTATAAAAATGATTTAACGGAATATTTAAAGTCTATATTTAACATCCAGCAATTAAGTAGTTTAGCAGACGTTGAACGGCATCATATCATTTTACATTTAAGAGATTTAAAGGAAAAAGGTAAATCAGCCCGAACAGTTTCTCGACATATTTCGTCTATCCGTTCCTTTCATCAGTTTTTGTTGCGGGATAAAGTGACAACAACCGACCCTACTATTCATTTAGAGCTTCCTCAACTAGAGCAGAAGCTACCGAACTTTTTGTCAGTTGAGGAGCTGAACACCCTTTTAGCGAGCATTGATGTGTCCAAGCCGCAGGGAGTGAGAGACCTCGCAATGTTTGAACTTATGTATGCAAGTGGTATGCGTATAAGTGAGTGTCTAAATTTAAATTTAGAGGATTTACATTTATCGATGGGATTTGTCCGTGTGTTTGGTAAGGGAGGGAAGGAACGTATTATTCCACTTGGTGGAGCAGCATTGCGTGCCTGTAGCAATTATATCGAACATGCACGCCCTGCACTACTCAAAAAAGAACGTACAGATGCTATTTTTATCAATCAAAGAGGGAAACGTTTAACAAGACAGGGAATATGGAAATTACTAAACAAGCATGTCCTTGCTGCTGGCATTAAAAAAGAAATTACACCACATATTTTACGGCATTCTTTTGCAACTCACTTGATTGAGAATGGGGCAGATCTAAGAGCCGTTCAGGAAATGTTAGGACATGCTGACATCTCTACGACACAGATTTACACCCACGTAAGTAAAAAGCGATTAAAAGAAGTTTACAAACAATACCATCCTCGTGCATAA
- a CDS encoding aldo/keto reductase, with product MEKRQLGKSEISISEIGLGCMSLPTNITEAEKIIQTAMEHGITYYDTADLYDRGENEKILGTLLKPHRQDIVIASKVGNRLNENGDGWHWDASKEWIQTAIHESLKRLQTDYIDVYQLHGGTMDDNVDEVIDTMESLKKEGLIREYGISSIRPNVINRFLQKSNAVSVMMQYSLLDRRPEEWLHLLEQNRTTLLSRGSLAKGMLTEDEGLIRAKKAGDYLSYTNKELLDTIGELKSLDASLTSIALHYVLQSGAAIVGASSSEQLMETIEAYQAKIPDDLLAKASEITKKTTYSEHRI from the coding sequence TTGGAAAAAAGACAATTAGGAAAAAGTGAAATCTCTATTTCAGAAATCGGACTTGGTTGTATGTCACTACCCACAAACATTACAGAAGCCGAAAAGATTATTCAAACCGCAATGGAACATGGTATTACGTATTATGACACGGCAGATTTGTATGACCGTGGAGAAAACGAAAAGATTCTAGGTACTCTTCTTAAACCTCATCGTCAGGACATAGTTATTGCCTCTAAGGTCGGTAATCGACTAAACGAAAATGGTGATGGCTGGCATTGGGATGCCTCAAAAGAATGGATTCAAACGGCGATACATGAATCCCTAAAACGCCTTCAAACAGATTATATTGATGTGTACCAGCTACACGGCGGGACAATGGATGACAATGTGGATGAAGTGATTGATACGATGGAATCTTTAAAAAAGGAAGGCCTAATTAGAGAATACGGCATCTCTTCTATCAGACCGAATGTTATTAACCGCTTCCTACAAAAAAGCAATGCAGTATCGGTTATGATGCAATATAGCTTGCTAGATAGAAGACCAGAGGAGTGGTTACACTTACTGGAACAAAACAGGACTACCCTGCTTAGTAGAGGCTCGCTTGCAAAAGGTATGCTGACCGAAGATGAAGGGCTTATTCGTGCTAAAAAAGCGGGCGACTACCTCTCTTATACAAACAAGGAGCTACTAGACACGATAGGGGAACTAAAGTCTTTAGATGCATCACTAACTAGCATAGCTCTTCACTATGTCCTGCAAAGTGGTGCTGCAATCGTTGGAGCAAGCTCATCTGAACAATTAATGGAGACAATTGAAGCGTATCAAGCTAAGATACCTGATGACTTACTAGCAAAAGCTTCTGAAATAACGAAAAAAACTACTTATTCAGAGCATCGAATATAA
- a CDS encoding AAA family ATPase, which yields MLWGTKLVKIHIFGASGSGTTTLAKALSDEICWTHLDTDDYFWLTKYTEIRELEERKDLLERDLNSHGNSILSGAVCGWGEDLKTYFDVVIFLWIPPNIRLERLEKREFQRYGNDILAGGPKHEQYKEFMEWAGLYDHAGMEVRSKALHEEWLTTLTCPVLRIEGDYTVQERVDMTKSFLQQKYGLLQ from the coding sequence ATGTTATGGGGGACAAAACTAGTGAAAATACATATATTTGGTGCTTCTGGATCTGGAACAACTACCTTAGCGAAAGCATTATCCGATGAAATTTGCTGGACCCATTTGGACACAGATGATTATTTTTGGTTAACAAAATATACAGAGATAAGAGAACTGGAAGAAAGAAAAGACCTCCTGGAAAGAGATTTAAACTCACATGGAAATTCAATCTTATCTGGAGCAGTATGTGGTTGGGGAGAAGATTTAAAAACTTATTTTGATGTGGTCATTTTTTTATGGATACCACCGAATATTAGATTAGAAAGACTTGAAAAAAGAGAGTTTCAAAGATACGGAAATGATATTTTAGCAGGTGGACCCAAGCACGAACAATACAAGGAGTTTATGGAGTGGGCTGGGCTATATGATCATGCAGGAATGGAAGTGAGAAGTAAAGCTTTACATGAAGAATGGTTGACGACATTGACATGTCCAGTTTTGCGGATAGAAGGAGATTATACTGTCCAAGAACGTGTAGATATGACAAAGAGCTTTTTGCAGCAAAAATATGGATTACTACAATAA
- a CDS encoding NUDIX hydrolase produces MKKFEEKTVTTDLKYTGRIITLQVDDVLLPNGKQGKREIVKHPGAVAVVAVTDDKKIILVEQYRKALERSIIEIPAGKIEPNEAPELTAMRELEEETGYTCSNLKYIQSFATSPGFADEIIHLYLAENIVKMENPADLDEDEFVELLHVSLEDMEQMVISQQIFDAKTAFAYIWLKDYLK; encoded by the coding sequence ATGAAAAAATTTGAAGAAAAAACAGTTACAACTGATTTAAAATATACTGGTCGAATTATTACATTACAGGTAGATGATGTTCTTTTACCGAATGGGAAGCAAGGTAAAAGAGAGATTGTGAAGCACCCGGGAGCAGTTGCAGTAGTAGCTGTAACTGACGATAAAAAAATAATTTTAGTAGAACAGTATAGAAAAGCACTGGAACGCTCTATTATTGAAATACCGGCTGGTAAAATTGAGCCAAATGAGGCCCCAGAGCTTACAGCAATGCGAGAGCTTGAAGAGGAGACAGGCTATACTTGTAGTAATCTGAAGTATATACAATCTTTTGCAACCTCACCTGGATTTGCTGATGAGATTATACACCTTTACTTGGCTGAAAATATTGTAAAAATGGAGAATCCAGCTGATTTAGACGAGGATGAGTTCGTTGAATTATTACATGTCAGTCTTGAAGATATGGAACAAATGGTAATCTCTCAACAGATCTTTGATGCAAAAACAGCTTTCGCCTATATTTGGTTAAAAGATTATTTAAAATAA